The Deltaproteobacteria bacterium PRO3 genome segment TTCCATGAGAGGGCGCCGGCCATCTTATACCTTCCAGCTGCGGATCTTCTCTAAAAAGGGATAGTCGGTCATATCCACCTTGATCGGGGTGATCGAAATCTTGCGCTCGAGGATCGCGTTGCAATCGCTGCCGGGGATGTTTTCGTAGCCGATCTCGTCGCCGCCGATCCAGTAATACTTCTTTTTTCGCGGGTCGAGCTTTTCGACGATGATGTCGCTGTAGTTGCGCTTGCCCAGCTTGCAATAGGCGTAGCCCTTCAGGCTGTGCTGGGGGAGGTTGGGGACGTTGACGTTGAGGACGATGCCCTTGGGCAGGCCTTCCTTGTGCACCCGGCGCGCCAGCTTGGCGGCGAAGTTGGCCGCGGGCTTGAAATAGGGCCGGCCGTCGCGCAGCACGAGGGAGACGGCGATGGAGGGGATCCCCATCATGGCGCCCTCGAGGGCGGCGGAAACGGTGCCCGAGTAGTGGACGTCGTCGCCCAGGTTGCCGCCGTGGTTGACGCCCGAAACGATCAGGTCGG includes the following:
- the surE gene encoding 5'/3'-nucleotidase SurE: MLILVSNDDGIYAEGIQVLAETLKKIARVIVVAPDREKSAASHSLTLHRPLRILETKKNFYAVTGTPADCVNLGVNEILDRKKPDLIVSGVNHGGNLGDDVHYSGTVSAALEGAMMGIPSIAVSLVLRDGRPYFKPAANFAAKLARRVHKEGLPKGIVLNVNVPNLPQHSLKGYAYCKLGKRNYSDIIVEKLDPRKKKYYWIGGDEIGYENIPGSDCNAILERKISITPIKVDMTDYPFLEKIRSWKV